The following coding sequences lie in one Alphaproteobacteria bacterium genomic window:
- a CDS encoding uroporphyrinogen decarboxylase family protein: MAQTPRERFLNALAGRPVDRVPVANPTSIITRGLQEKAGVFFPEANYEAGPMAELALAGHTICGYDAVSPAFGAGTHESAALGVPTRWGDRDSLPAQEKAIWSHPDEIEIPDDFLERPSVKSVIDAIRLLKDEVGDRVAVIGKVFGPWSLAYHTIGLQKFLIQTMKDPSFVHAVLERLKPIPKMYAQAQIEAGADALTYACHITADLIRPSAVPDFVLPIHQEMAAEIDCPLILHCCGRTIDRIEHFNKNGMAAFHFESANDAKEMRDQADMVLIGNINNTNTLVAGEREDVRREVHYAIAAGVDMIAPECAVPVTAKLENVIAVREAVDEYYEGAD; the protein is encoded by the coding sequence ATGGCCCAGACGCCGCGTGAACGTTTCCTCAACGCCCTCGCCGGCCGGCCCGTCGACCGGGTGCCGGTGGCCAACCCCACCTCGATCATCACCCGCGGCCTGCAGGAAAAAGCCGGCGTCTTCTTTCCCGAGGCCAATTACGAAGCCGGACCCATGGCCGAGCTGGCCCTGGCCGGCCACACCATCTGCGGCTACGACGCCGTCAGCCCGGCCTTTGGCGCCGGTACCCACGAATCGGCGGCGCTCGGCGTGCCCACGCGCTGGGGCGACCGCGACAGCCTGCCGGCCCAGGAGAAGGCCATCTGGTCGCACCCCGACGAGATCGAGATCCCCGACGATTTCCTCGAGCGCCCCTCGGTCAAGTCGGTAATCGACGCCATTAGGCTCCTGAAGGACGAAGTGGGCGACCGTGTCGCCGTCATCGGCAAGGTTTTCGGCCCCTGGAGCCTGGCCTACCACACCATCGGCCTGCAGAAATTCCTCATCCAGACCATGAAGGACCCAAGCTTCGTGCACGCCGTGCTGGAGCGCCTGAAACCGATCCCCAAGATGTATGCCCAGGCCCAGATCGAAGCCGGGGCCGATGCGCTGACCTACGCCTGCCACATCACCGCCGACCTCATCCGGCCCAGCGCCGTCCCCGATTTCGTGCTGCCCATCCACCAGGAGATGGCGGCCGAGATCGATTGTCCGCTGATCCTGCATTGCTGCGGCCGCACCATCGACAGGATCGAGCACTTCAACAAAAACGGCATGGCCGCCTTCCACTTCGAATCGGCCAACGACGCCAAGGAAATGCGCGACCAGGCGGATATGGTGCTGATCGGCAACATCAACAACACGAATACGCTGGTGGCCGGAGAACGCGAGGACGTGCGCCGCGAAGTGCACTACGCCATAGCGGCCGGCGTCGACATGATCGCCCCGGAATGCGCGGTTCCAGTGACGGCCAAGCTGGAAAACGTCATCGCGGTGCGCGAGGCGGTGGACGAGTATTACGAGGGGGCAGATTAA
- a CDS encoding AMP-binding protein, translating to MPYGVSERMVESYGEVIWDLSLNIQRRRGDAVRKLDFAAIAAQREGTGLSDSEIANRIGLAPEQVTFIRVISERRRFRRDQYRKLYGLGGGKRYREGEWRDPDRDLALRPEAVPLRDAMAPAPERLAEYTAKGLWDGETLGSLLQRQAAEAGERPAFVGNETISYGELAERVARAAGALAAAGLGRGEVVGVVSDDLVFGSLALLACAWFGAVALPLSPALEGRQRAAFLSLARARLALEDESDLAGGTPCPPQVPRAHGGDPVVLLASGDYLVPHSHQTLLAAARGLAALEPASVAAPPLPHHLAVLGHAVALLVGGSLGGEADLVLDEGEYTIAGQRHPLLSCPEAPALAWGEVRPGDDGCLETRGPGVAIGYYENPVASARAFAAEGWFKTPFKGGPDGPDAA from the coding sequence ATGCCCTACGGTGTCAGCGAGCGCATGGTCGAGAGCTACGGCGAGGTGATCTGGGATCTCAGTTTGAATATCCAGCGGCGAAGGGGCGACGCCGTGCGAAAACTCGACTTTGCCGCCATCGCCGCCCAGCGCGAAGGTACGGGCTTGAGCGACTCCGAGATCGCCAACCGCATCGGCCTGGCACCCGAACAGGTCACCTTCATCCGGGTCATCAGCGAACGTCGGCGCTTTCGCCGCGACCAGTACCGCAAGCTCTATGGCCTGGGCGGCGGCAAGCGCTACCGCGAAGGTGAATGGCGCGATCCCGACCGCGATCTGGCGCTCAGGCCCGAGGCCGTGCCGCTGCGCGACGCCATGGCGCCGGCGCCCGAACGCCTCGCCGAATACACCGCCAAGGGTCTGTGGGACGGCGAGACGCTGGGGTCGCTGTTGCAACGCCAAGCCGCCGAGGCGGGCGAACGCCCGGCTTTTGTGGGCAATGAGACGATCAGCTACGGAGAACTCGCCGAGCGCGTGGCCAGGGCCGCCGGCGCCCTGGCGGCGGCCGGCCTGGGACGCGGTGAGGTGGTGGGCGTGGTTAGCGACGATCTCGTGTTCGGCAGCCTCGCGCTCTTGGCCTGCGCCTGGTTCGGTGCCGTGGCGCTGCCGCTCTCGCCCGCCCTCGAGGGCCGCCAGCGTGCCGCCTTCCTCAGCCTGGCCCGGGCCCGCCTGGCGCTGGAGGACGAGAGCGACCTGGCCGGCGGCACGCCGTGTCCGCCGCAAGTCCCAAGAGCTCACGGCGGCGATCCCGTGGTGCTGCTGGCAAGCGGCGACTACCTCGTGCCGCACAGCCACCAGACCCTGCTGGCCGCGGCCCGCGGCCTGGCCGCGCTGGAGCCCGCAAGCGTTGCCGCGCCGCCGCTGCCCCACCACTTGGCCGTCCTGGGCCACGCAGTGGCTCTGTTAGTCGGCGGATCACTCGGCGGCGAGGCCGACCTGGTGCTCGACGAGGGCGAATACACCATCGCCGGCCAGCGCCATCCCCTGCTGTCGTGCCCCGAGGCTCCCGCCCTAGCCTGGGGCGAGGTGCGCCCCGGGGACGACGGTTGCCTTGAGACCCGAGGCCCGGGCGTAGCAATCGGCTACTACGAGAATCCCGTGGCCAGCGCTCGTGCTTTCGCTGCCGAGGGCTGGTTCAAGACACCGTTCAAGGGAGGCCCGGATGGCCCAGACGCCGCGTGA
- a CDS encoding long-chain fatty acid--CoA ligase translates to MDISNWINRWAAFAPERPALRYQGREISYAALAGRIEKLAGALAELGIGPGDRVAQLGYNSPEIVDLLFACARLGAIMVPLNWRLAGPEIAYILDDSEPKAVLAEPDFIALLDELRKGRQAAWIAYEGADGWLDYRQLIKGAEAPPPPRAGGPIDAVLIVYTSGTTGRPKGAVLDQNAIFHNAVNGAAAFDLGSTDQVLTAIPMFHVGGLNIQTTPALHAGATVTILQKFDPAEMLATIAAERITLAIAVPAMLLALIGHPDWAGADLSSLRCLTSGSSTVPDALIAAVLARDVAMSQVYGSTETAPTVIVGLPSKDARVAGSCGHAALHCEARINDDEGNEVPAGRAGEIVVRGANIMREYWRQPEATAEALRDGWFHTGDIGHRGPDGAFYVDDRKKDMIISGSENIYSAELEFVLAECADLAESTVVARPDERWGEVPVAVVVKLPDSEITKAEVLDLFADRLARYKHPKDVLFTDALPRNAMGKVLKFEVREMLRKG, encoded by the coding sequence ATGGACATATCGAACTGGATAAACCGCTGGGCGGCCTTTGCCCCCGAACGACCGGCGCTGCGCTACCAGGGCCGGGAAATCTCCTACGCCGCGCTGGCCGGGCGAATAGAAAAACTGGCCGGCGCCCTGGCCGAACTGGGGATCGGTCCAGGCGACCGTGTCGCCCAGCTCGGCTACAACAGCCCCGAGATCGTCGATCTCTTGTTCGCCTGCGCCCGTCTGGGGGCCATCATGGTGCCGCTCAATTGGCGCCTGGCCGGCCCCGAAATCGCCTACATTCTCGACGACAGCGAACCCAAAGCGGTGCTGGCCGAGCCCGATTTCATCGCCCTGCTCGACGAGCTGCGAAAGGGCCGCCAAGCGGCCTGGATCGCCTACGAAGGCGCCGACGGCTGGCTCGATTATCGGCAGCTAATAAAGGGCGCCGAGGCGCCGCCGCCGCCGCGGGCCGGCGGGCCCATTGATGCCGTGCTGATCGTCTACACCTCGGGCACCACGGGCCGGCCCAAGGGGGCGGTGCTGGACCAGAACGCGATCTTCCACAACGCCGTCAACGGCGCGGCGGCGTTCGACCTCGGCAGCACGGACCAGGTGCTGACCGCCATCCCCATGTTCCACGTCGGCGGCCTCAACATCCAAACCACGCCGGCCCTGCATGCCGGCGCCACGGTGACGATCCTGCAGAAGTTCGATCCCGCCGAGATGCTGGCCACCATCGCGGCCGAGCGCATCACGCTGGCCATCGCCGTGCCGGCCATGCTGCTGGCGTTGATCGGCCACCCCGACTGGGCCGGAGCCGACTTGTCGAGCTTGCGCTGCCTGACGTCGGGATCGTCCACCGTTCCCGACGCCCTGATCGCCGCCGTGCTGGCCCGCGACGTGGCCATGAGCCAGGTCTACGGCAGCACCGAGACGGCACCCACGGTCATCGTCGGCCTGCCCAGCAAGGACGCTCGCGTCGCTGGTTCTTGCGGCCATGCGGCGCTGCATTGCGAGGCCCGGATCAATGACGACGAGGGCAACGAGGTGCCGGCGGGCAGGGCCGGCGAGATCGTGGTGCGCGGTGCCAACATCATGCGCGAGTACTGGCGCCAGCCCGAGGCCACCGCGGAGGCGCTTCGTGACGGCTGGTTCCACACCGGCGACATCGGCCACCGCGGACCCGACGGCGCCTTTTACGTCGACGACCGCAAGAAGGACATGATCATTTCCGGCAGCGAGAACATCTATTCGGCCGAGCTCGAATTCGTCCTGGCCGAATGCGCGGACCTTGCCGAATCCACCGTCGTGGCCCGGCCCGACGAGCGCTGGGGCGAAGTGCCGGTCGCGGTCGTCGTCAAACTCCCCGACAGCGAGATTACGAAAGCCGAGGTCCTCGACCTCTTCGCCGACCGGCTGGCCCGTTACAAGCACCCCAAGGATGTGCTCTTCACCGACGCCCTGCCTCGAAATGCCATGGGCAAGGTGCTAAAATTCGAGGTTCGGGAAATGCTGCGGAAAGGCTGA
- a CDS encoding alpha/beta hydrolase encodes MMAQIEAITGRYLNIKIEGRAQRLYFEEAGQGIPLVCLHTAGADGRQFRHLMCDAAVTEHYRVLAFDLPWHGKSNPPAGHQREEYQLTSAGFMAIIRAFIAALELDRPVVLGCSIGGRIVLHLALEHGAEFRALIGLEAAAAQQPWYDISWLNRPDVHGGEVCAALISGLIAPQAPDESRHETLWQYKISGPGIFKGDLYFYRVEPDLSDRIGDIDTAVCPLYLLTGEYDFSCEPGDTLATAERITGARVEIMKELGHFPMSEHPVQFRRYILPVLDEIRG; translated from the coding sequence CTGATGGCCCAGATCGAAGCCATCACCGGGCGCTACCTCAACATCAAGATCGAAGGCCGGGCCCAGCGCCTCTATTTCGAGGAAGCCGGCCAGGGAATTCCGCTGGTCTGCCTGCACACCGCCGGGGCCGACGGCCGCCAGTTCCGCCACCTGATGTGCGACGCTGCCGTCACCGAGCATTACCGGGTGCTGGCTTTCGATCTCCCTTGGCACGGCAAGTCGAACCCGCCGGCCGGCCACCAGCGCGAGGAATACCAGCTCACCTCGGCCGGCTTCATGGCCATCATCCGGGCCTTCATCGCGGCCCTGGAGCTCGACCGCCCGGTGGTGCTGGGCTGTTCCATCGGCGGCCGCATCGTGCTGCACCTGGCGCTCGAACATGGCGCCGAGTTCCGCGCCCTGATCGGCCTGGAGGCGGCGGCGGCGCAACAGCCCTGGTACGACATCAGCTGGCTCAACCGCCCCGACGTGCACGGCGGCGAGGTCTGCGCCGCCCTGATCTCGGGCCTCATCGCCCCCCAGGCACCGGACGAGAGCCGCCATGAGACGCTGTGGCAATACAAGATCTCGGGGCCCGGCATCTTCAAGGGCGATCTTTATTTCTATCGCGTCGAGCCGGACCTCTCGGACCGGATCGGCGATATCGACACGGCCGTCTGTCCGCTCTATCTGCTGACCGGCGAATACGATTTTTCCTGCGAGCCCGGCGACACCTTGGCCACGGCCGAGCGCATCACGGGCGCCCGGGTCGAGATCATGAAGGAGCTCGGCCACTTCCCCATGAGCGAGCACCCGGTTCAGTTCCGCCGCTACATTCTGCCCGTGCTCGACGAGATCCGCGGCTAG
- a CDS encoding AMP-binding protein: MAWSVDTGAMIADSLNSQFESLAARQGDAVALIYGEREIALAELIAEGRRVASGLAELGIKAGDRVAIWMPNAPAYLALLLACARLGAICVNVNSRFRSTEVGDIIGRSGARLLVFWPGYRGIAFSDILAQVDPAVIAGLDAVVSSYATRDDDNGDDDSDDDDSEAAPPPLPDGVRHLAYDELAAAPPMAEDHGGRDVDFAIFTTSGTTSAPKFVLHRQASIIDHALDVAPVFGYDQPDASILLMMPLCGVFGFSQVMAVLLSGAPLVMLPSFDELAAARAIRRYQVTQCNAGDDMIERLLAVYDDPVPFPSLRFMCFGAFNSPPEVTAARGAERGLTLCSVYGMSEVQALYALPPPEWPLAERSKAGGRLISPRAEVRVRDTESGALLPAGETGELELKGPSLMHEYFNNPEATKKGLTEDGFVRTGDLGYLLEGGGFVFLTRMGDVIRLGGFLVSPLEIEAVVEAHPSVSAVQVVAVEHEGRNRPIAFVIAKAGSGESFDEETVYGFCRGRIAKFKVPERFFPIGEFPATTGPNGTKIQKGKLRQMALERLQGGAV, translated from the coding sequence ATGGCCTGGTCGGTCGATACTGGCGCCATGATTGCCGACAGCCTCAACAGCCAGTTCGAAAGCCTCGCGGCACGGCAGGGCGACGCCGTGGCGCTGATCTATGGCGAGCGTGAAATCGCGCTCGCCGAACTCATCGCCGAGGGCCGGCGCGTGGCCAGCGGTCTGGCCGAACTGGGCATCAAAGCCGGCGACCGGGTGGCCATCTGGATGCCCAACGCACCGGCCTACCTGGCGCTGCTGCTGGCCTGCGCCCGGCTGGGCGCCATCTGCGTCAACGTCAACAGCCGCTTTCGCAGCACCGAGGTCGGCGACATCATCGGCCGGTCAGGCGCCCGCCTGCTGGTCTTCTGGCCGGGCTACCGCGGCATCGCTTTCAGCGACATCCTGGCGCAAGTCGATCCGGCCGTGATCGCCGGGCTCGACGCCGTGGTCAGCAGCTATGCCACAAGGGACGATGACAACGGGGACGATGACAGCGACGACGATGACAGCGAGGCCGCCCCGCCGCCGCTGCCCGATGGCGTGCGCCATCTGGCCTACGACGAACTGGCGGCGGCACCGCCAATGGCGGAAGACCACGGTGGCCGCGATGTGGACTTCGCCATCTTCACCACCTCGGGCACCACCAGCGCGCCCAAATTCGTGCTCCACCGCCAGGCCTCGATCATCGATCACGCCCTCGATGTGGCACCGGTCTTCGGCTACGACCAGCCCGACGCTTCGATCCTGTTGATGATGCCGCTGTGTGGCGTTTTCGGTTTCAGCCAGGTCATGGCGGTGCTGCTGTCGGGGGCCCCGCTGGTCATGCTGCCGTCTTTCGATGAGCTGGCGGCGGCCCGGGCCATCCGCCGCTACCAGGTGACGCAATGCAACGCCGGCGACGACATGATCGAGCGCCTGCTGGCCGTCTACGACGACCCCGTGCCCTTCCCCAGCCTGCGCTTCATGTGCTTCGGCGCCTTCAACTCGCCGCCCGAGGTGACGGCCGCCCGGGGCGCCGAACGCGGCCTGACGCTTTGTAGCGTTTACGGCATGAGCGAGGTCCAGGCGCTCTATGCCCTGCCGCCGCCCGAGTGGCCGCTGGCCGAGCGCTCGAAGGCCGGCGGCCGGCTGATCTCGCCCCGGGCCGAGGTGCGGGTGCGTGACACCGAGAGCGGCGCCCTGTTGCCAGCGGGCGAGACCGGCGAGCTCGAGCTCAAGGGCCCCAGCCTGATGCACGAATACTTCAACAACCCCGAGGCCACGAAAAAGGGCCTGACCGAGGACGGCTTCGTGCGCACCGGCGATCTTGGTTACCTGCTCGAGGGCGGCGGCTTCGTCTTCCTCACCCGCATGGGCGACGTCATCCGGCTGGGCGGCTTTCTCGTCAGCCCGCTGGAGATCGAAGCCGTGGTCGAAGCCCACCCTAGCGTTTCGGCCGTGCAGGTGGTGGCGGTCGAGCACGAGGGCCGCAACCGGCCCATCGCTTTCGTCATCGCCAAGGCGGGCTCGGGCGAGTCCTTCGACGAAGAAACGGTCTACGGCTTCTGCCGCGGCCGCATCGCCAAGTTCAAGGTGCCCGAACGTTTCTTCCCGATCGGCGAATTCCCCGCCACCACCGGCCCCAACGGCACCAAGATCCAGAAAGGCAAGCTGCGCCAGATGGCGCTCGAACGCTTGCAGGGAGGCGCGGTGTGA
- a CDS encoding MerR family transcriptional regulator: MALRQTFTLGEAARLGRFRSGTMVDYLARSGIVRPSVRPKPGRGRRRLYSFADAVLLRALNRLLERGIPVARLGQVQAAFHKLMQGVEPGRLPARYLMTDGEKAYFRDDPAALVELSGRGGLAFALVLDLQPIMAEVTGEAEKLAA, from the coding sequence ATGGCCCTCAGGCAAACCTTCACGCTCGGGGAGGCAGCCCGGCTGGGGCGCTTTCGCAGCGGCACCATGGTCGACTACCTGGCGCGCAGCGGCATCGTGCGGCCCTCGGTGCGGCCCAAGCCGGGGCGCGGGCGCCGGCGGCTCTATAGTTTCGCCGATGCCGTGCTGCTGCGTGCCCTCAACCGGCTGCTGGAGCGCGGCATCCCGGTGGCCCGGCTGGGGCAGGTGCAAGCGGCCTTTCATAAGCTCATGCAGGGCGTCGAGCCCGGCCGCCTGCCGGCGCGATACCTGATGACCGACGGCGAAAAGGCCTATTTCCGCGATGACCCGGCGGCGCTGGTCGAGCTTAGCGGTCGTGGCGGCCTGGCCTTCGCCCTGGTCCTCGACCTGCAGCCGATCATGGCGGAGGTGACGGGCGAGGCGGAGAAGCTGGCCGCCTGA
- a CDS encoding enoyl-CoA hydratase/isomerase family protein — protein MNDSEHQDVLLETAEGVGIATLNRPDKFNCISTGIVEGLTNALEHFESDPAIRVMLIRGNGKQFCTGADLDEVTAARQSAGDFQVFISRGHAMLRRLEASRMPIVAAVHGLALAGGLELMMSCDVVLAGRSARMGDQHVQYGLLPGFGGSQRLPRLVGLRRALELMYSGRWLDAEEARDWGLVNEIAEDAVLAERALEFCATLARRSPDGLGWMKRLARDGLEGSLDAGLTLEEENAAEAQLNDNTSEGLAAFKERRVPVFK, from the coding sequence ATGAACGACAGCGAGCACCAGGACGTATTGCTCGAGACCGCAGAGGGTGTCGGCATCGCCACCCTCAACCGGCCGGACAAGTTCAACTGCATCTCCACCGGCATCGTCGAGGGCCTCACCAACGCCCTCGAGCACTTCGAATCCGACCCCGCCATCCGCGTCATGCTGATCCGGGGCAACGGCAAACAATTCTGCACCGGGGCCGACCTCGACGAGGTCACGGCGGCGCGCCAGAGTGCGGGCGATTTCCAGGTCTTCATCAGCCGCGGCCACGCCATGTTGCGCCGCCTCGAGGCCAGCCGTATGCCGATCGTGGCGGCGGTCCATGGCCTGGCCTTGGCCGGTGGGCTCGAGTTGATGATGTCGTGTGACGTGGTGCTGGCCGGCAGGTCGGCGCGCATGGGCGACCAGCATGTGCAGTACGGCCTGCTGCCGGGCTTTGGCGGCAGCCAGCGCCTGCCCCGCCTGGTCGGGCTGCGCCGCGCGCTGGAGCTGATGTACAGCGGCCGCTGGCTGGACGCCGAGGAAGCCCGCGACTGGGGCCTGGTCAACGAAATCGCCGAAGACGCGGTGCTGGCCGAAAGGGCGCTGGAATTCTGCGCCACCCTGGCCAGACGCAGCCCCGACGGCCTGGGCTGGATGAAGCGTCTGGCCCGCGACGGCCTCGAGGGCTCGCTCGACGCCGGTCTCACCCTGGAGGAAGAGAACGCCGCCGAGGCCCAACTCAACGACAACACCAGCGAGGGCCTGGCCGCCTTCAAGGAGCGCCGGGTGCCGGTTTTCAAGTAA
- a CDS encoding acyl-CoA dehydrogenase family protein — MDFSLSDDQIAIQDTARRFAAERLAPDYQKRETEGAFDRALLREMGELGLIGVNLPSEFGGLEQDAVTAGLVIECIAHGDFNVSYVQLIGTLMGTIIAHHARPELAAEVVTGVASGEILVALGLTEPGGGSDAANLRVKARRDGDDYVLDGEKTSCSMADQSQEIMVLARTGTADEKAHGITAFLASLDSPGISTGRFEDMGTRVVGRGSVFFDGVRVPAERRLGQEGDGFRQIMHGFDYSRALIGLQCIAAATASLEETWEYVTQRQAFGQPIARYQGVTQPLAEAETLLEAARLLCYKTLWLRDHDLPHTSEAAMCKWWAPQVAFDVIHRCLITHGHYGYAKDLPHQQRLRDVLGLQIGDGTEQIQKMVISREKIGRVAVPY, encoded by the coding sequence ATGGATTTTTCTCTCAGCGACGACCAGATCGCCATTCAGGATACGGCCCGGCGCTTTGCCGCCGAGCGCCTGGCGCCCGACTACCAGAAACGCGAGACGGAGGGTGCATTCGACCGCGCCCTGCTGCGGGAAATGGGGGAATTGGGGCTGATCGGCGTCAACCTGCCGAGCGAGTTCGGCGGCCTGGAGCAGGACGCGGTGACCGCCGGCCTGGTCATCGAGTGCATAGCCCACGGCGATTTCAACGTCAGCTACGTGCAGCTCATCGGCACGCTGATGGGCACCATCATCGCCCACCACGCCCGGCCCGAACTGGCGGCCGAGGTGGTGACCGGTGTGGCCTCGGGCGAGATCCTGGTGGCGCTCGGGCTGACCGAGCCGGGCGGCGGCTCGGATGCCGCCAATTTGCGCGTCAAGGCGCGGCGGGACGGCGACGACTACGTGCTCGACGGCGAAAAGACGTCGTGCTCGATGGCCGACCAATCGCAGGAAATCATGGTGCTGGCCCGCACCGGCACGGCCGACGAGAAAGCCCACGGCATCACTGCCTTCCTCGCATCCCTGGACAGCCCGGGCATCAGCACCGGCCGCTTCGAGGACATGGGGACCCGCGTGGTGGGCCGGGGCTCGGTCTTCTTCGACGGCGTCCGCGTCCCGGCCGAGCGCCGGCTGGGCCAGGAAGGCGACGGCTTTCGCCAGATCATGCACGGCTTCGATTACAGCCGGGCGCTGATCGGCCTGCAGTGCATCGCGGCGGCCACGGCCTCGCTGGAGGAAACCTGGGAATACGTCACCCAGCGCCAGGCCTTCGGCCAGCCCATCGCCAGGTACCAGGGCGTGACCCAACCGCTGGCCGAGGCCGAGACCCTGCTCGAGGCGGCACGGCTGCTTTGCTACAAGACGCTCTGGCTGCGCGACCATGACCTGCCCCACACCTCGGAAGCGGCCATGTGCAAGTGGTGGGCACCGCAAGTGGCCTTCGACGTCATCCACCGCTGCCTGATCACCCACGGCCATTACGGCTACGCCAAGGACCTGCCCCACCAGCAGCGCCTGCGCGACGTGCTCGGCCTGCAGATCGGCGACGGCACCGAACAGATCCAGAAGATGGTGATTTCGCGCGAAAAGATCGGCCGCGTGGCAGTGCCCTATTAG